From a single Thalassospira sp. ER-Se-21-Dark genomic region:
- a CDS encoding glutamine synthetase family protein, giving the protein MNKSFVEDSRAEAQRFFEENPDVELVELLIPDINGVFRGKRISKQKFLKSFSEGVTLPGSMCLVDITGDNPEGTGLLWSSGDQDNLAKPIPGTLCRVPYGELPLAQVMMSLYNLDGTKFFADPRNVLQGVVDRMAADGFYPTVALELEFYLADQNQETAAPLPPQPLGGGIASDGVQVYGLQQIEDFEKVLHDAVAELNRQGIPADTIVAEAGPGQFEINLGHVTDPMMAADHAMQLKRVVKGIAWDHGVTATFMAKPYSDQAGNGLHVHVSLRDKDDNNVLSPVGDEEVSDNLRFAIGGLQESMFESMAIFAPNPNSFRRFQNKAYAPMSPNWGLNNRTVALRIPAGSPKAARVEHRVSGADANPYLVLACVLAGMHHGMKNKLDPGEPTVGNGYEQHGGRIVPRSMISALDRFVEGDIVKEYLGERFVEVFDICRRAEYDEFFAEVTQLEYRWYLDAV; this is encoded by the coding sequence ATGAACAAGTCGTTCGTCGAAGACAGTAGGGCGGAAGCCCAACGATTCTTTGAAGAAAATCCGGATGTCGAACTTGTTGAGTTGCTCATTCCCGACATTAACGGCGTGTTTCGCGGCAAGCGAATCAGCAAACAGAAATTCCTTAAAAGCTTTAGCGAAGGTGTAACGCTGCCGGGCTCGATGTGTCTGGTTGATATCACGGGTGACAACCCCGAAGGCACGGGCCTTCTTTGGTCGAGCGGTGATCAGGACAATCTGGCAAAACCGATCCCGGGGACCCTTTGCCGCGTGCCTTATGGTGAACTGCCGCTCGCACAGGTGATGATGAGCCTGTATAACCTTGACGGCACCAAGTTCTTTGCTGATCCGCGCAATGTGTTGCAGGGCGTCGTTGATCGCATGGCGGCCGATGGTTTTTATCCGACCGTAGCACTTGAACTTGAATTCTATCTTGCCGATCAGAACCAGGAAACCGCCGCACCGCTGCCGCCGCAACCGCTTGGCGGTGGTATTGCGTCTGATGGTGTGCAGGTTTATGGCCTGCAACAGATCGAGGATTTTGAAAAAGTCCTGCATGATGCGGTTGCCGAACTGAACCGTCAGGGCATCCCGGCCGACACCATCGTTGCCGAAGCAGGCCCGGGGCAGTTTGAAATCAATCTTGGTCACGTGACCGATCCGATGATGGCAGCAGATCATGCCATGCAGCTTAAACGCGTGGTTAAGGGCATTGCATGGGATCACGGGGTTACTGCGACCTTCATGGCAAAACCGTATTCCGATCAGGCGGGCAATGGCCTGCATGTTCATGTGTCGCTGCGCGACAAGGATGACAATAACGTTCTGTCGCCGGTGGGTGACGAGGAAGTGTCGGACAATCTGCGCTTTGCGATTGGTGGCCTGCAGGAAAGCATGTTTGAAAGCATGGCGATCTTTGCACCCAACCCGAATTCCTTCCGCCGGTTCCAGAACAAGGCCTATGCGCCGATGTCTCCGAACTGGGGTTTGAATAACCGTACCGTCGCCCTTCGTATTCCCGCTGGCAGCCCGAAGGCCGCCCGTGTTGAACACCGCGTGTCGGGGGCCGATGCCAACCCGTATCTGGTGTTGGCGTGTGTTTTAGCTGGCATGCATCACGGCATGAAGAACAAACTTGATCCAGGCGAGCCGACTGTTGGCAACGGCTATGAACAGCATGGCGGACGTATTGTTCCGCGCAGCATGATTTCGGCCCTCGATCGCTTTGTCGAAGGTGACATCGTCAAGGAATACCTTGGTGAGCGTTTTGTCGAGGTGTTCGATATCTGCCGTCGTGCCGAATATGACGAGTTCTTTGCCGAGGTCACCCAGCTTGAATATCGCTGGTATCTCGACGCGGTATAA
- a CDS encoding aspartate aminotransferase family protein, with the protein MNNFDKTAYWQDIDQAHHIHPFTDTADLNNRGTRVITRAEGVFIEDSNGKRYLDGMAGLWCVNVGYGRKELAEAAYKQMLELPYYNNFFQCANTPAIELSKVLAEITPEGLNHVFYANSGSEANDTVVRMVHQYWNLKGKPERTTIISRKNAYHGSTVAGASLGGMSGMHSQGGALVRDIVHIDQPYWYGEGGDHTPEEFGLIAARKLEEKIKELGADRVGAFIGEPIQGAGGVIIPPSTYWPEIQRICKKYDILLIADEVICGFGRTGEWFGSDTFGIKPDLMPMAKGMSSGYLPISAVMVGDRVADVLINECGEFTHGFTYSGHPACAAVALENIRILREEKMVERVKDDIGPYFAKALKTLEDHPLVGVVETVGLIAGMPLVDDKKTRKMFDKPGTVGTMCRDACVANGVIMRACGDRMVLSPPLCITKEEIDELVKRARAAFDETAKKLGKM; encoded by the coding sequence ATGAATAATTTCGACAAAACCGCCTATTGGCAGGATATTGATCAGGCTCACCACATTCACCCGTTCACCGATACGGCGGACCTGAACAATCGTGGCACCCGGGTTATCACACGTGCCGAAGGCGTCTTTATCGAAGATTCCAACGGCAAACGCTATCTTGATGGCATGGCGGGCCTGTGGTGTGTCAATGTCGGCTACGGTCGCAAGGAACTTGCCGAAGCCGCCTACAAGCAGATGCTTGAACTGCCCTATTACAACAACTTCTTCCAGTGCGCGAACACCCCGGCGATCGAGCTTTCCAAAGTTCTTGCCGAAATCACGCCAGAAGGCCTGAACCACGTTTTCTATGCCAACTCCGGCTCGGAAGCGAATGACACAGTTGTCCGCATGGTGCACCAGTACTGGAACCTTAAGGGCAAACCGGAACGTACCACCATCATCAGCCGCAAGAACGCCTATCACGGCTCCACCGTTGCCGGTGCGTCGCTTGGCGGGATGTCGGGCATGCATTCGCAGGGCGGTGCGCTGGTGCGCGATATCGTTCATATCGATCAGCCATACTGGTACGGCGAAGGCGGCGATCACACCCCCGAGGAATTCGGCCTGATTGCAGCCCGCAAGCTTGAAGAAAAGATCAAGGAACTTGGTGCAGACCGCGTTGGCGCCTTTATCGGTGAACCGATCCAGGGTGCTGGTGGCGTGATCATTCCGCCGTCAACCTATTGGCCGGAAATTCAGCGTATCTGCAAAAAATACGACATCCTTCTGATCGCTGACGAAGTCATTTGCGGCTTTGGCCGGACCGGCGAATGGTTTGGCTCGGACACGTTTGGTATCAAGCCGGACCTGATGCCGATGGCCAAGGGCATGTCTTCGGGCTATTTGCCGATCTCGGCCGTCATGGTTGGTGATCGCGTTGCCGATGTTCTGATCAATGAATGCGGTGAATTCACCCACGGCTTTACCTATTCCGGTCATCCGGCATGTGCGGCTGTGGCGCTTGAAAACATTCGTATTCTGCGCGAAGAAAAGATGGTCGAACGCGTCAAGGACGATATCGGCCCGTATTTCGCCAAGGCACTGAAAACCCTTGAAGACCACCCGCTGGTCGGTGTGGTTGAAACCGTTGGTCTGATTGCTGGCATGCCGCTGGTGGATGACAAGAAAACCCGTAAGATGTTCGACAAGCCGGGCACCGTTGGCACCATGTGCCGCGATGCCTGCGTTGCAAATGGCGTGATCATGCGTGCCTGCGGTGATCGCATGGTTCTGTCGCCGCCACTTTGCATCACCAAGGAAGAAATTGACGAGCTGGTCAAACGGGCGCGCGCCGCCTTTGACGAGACCGCAAAGAAACTTGGCAAAATGTAA
- a CDS encoding FAD-dependent oxidoreductase, which produces MLKRIYQPAAYRTDTLPDSYWVESASPLPACETLPKEGQLKTDIAIIGGGYCGLSTALELAKNGANVSVFDAGRSGWGASGRNGGFCCMGGSGKGFGQLAKSFGEDAVKQFARHQRDAIDLVDQRLNDWDIDADRHSDGEVVLAHKPNRVAELAHEAQELSHFTTIPTELLSRDALKERGLCAAETYGGLHVQAGFGINPMKYLSGLHEQCVRAGVRIFEQATIERFEEDGDTYRLYAGNIQITATKIVIATNGYSAENLPDWIGGRLMPVFSGILITRPLRPDELENQGWTSDLMAFDSRILLHYFRKLPDNRFLFGGRGGITATPKAFAAGKQDLLDNFKRMFPAWQDVAFTHHWNGLACLSQSWRPYIGRVPGHHDVWTALAWHGNGVAMASLGGKLLAERMLGICDEEDLGAVLTTPMDKFPMASFRRVARSIGYRYYGLHDRFA; this is translated from the coding sequence ATGCTAAAACGTATCTATCAACCCGCCGCCTATCGCACCGATACCCTGCCAGACAGCTATTGGGTCGAAAGTGCATCGCCACTTCCTGCCTGTGAAACCCTGCCCAAAGAAGGCCAGCTTAAAACCGATATCGCCATCATCGGTGGCGGTTATTGCGGCCTGTCGACGGCCCTCGAACTGGCAAAGAACGGGGCGAATGTTTCGGTGTTTGATGCCGGTCGGTCCGGTTGGGGCGCGTCGGGGCGCAATGGCGGTTTTTGCTGCATGGGTGGCAGTGGCAAGGGATTTGGCCAACTGGCGAAGAGTTTTGGCGAAGACGCGGTCAAACAGTTCGCCCGCCATCAACGCGATGCCATTGATCTGGTGGATCAACGCCTGAATGACTGGGACATTGATGCGGATCGTCATTCTGACGGCGAAGTGGTGCTGGCGCACAAACCCAACCGGGTCGCCGAACTGGCCCACGAAGCACAGGAACTATCCCATTTCACAACCATCCCGACAGAACTGCTAAGCCGCGACGCATTGAAGGAACGCGGACTTTGCGCGGCGGAAACATACGGCGGTTTGCATGTTCAGGCCGGTTTTGGCATCAACCCGATGAAGTATCTTTCGGGCTTGCATGAACAATGCGTTCGTGCGGGTGTTCGGATATTCGAACAGGCAACCATCGAACGGTTTGAGGAAGATGGCGATACCTATCGCCTTTATGCCGGTAACATCCAGATTACTGCCACCAAGATCGTCATCGCCACCAACGGATATAGTGCGGAAAACCTGCCCGACTGGATTGGCGGGCGCTTGATGCCGGTCTTTTCGGGCATTCTGATTACACGTCCGCTCCGCCCCGATGAGCTGGAAAATCAAGGCTGGACCAGCGACCTGATGGCTTTTGATAGCCGCATCCTGCTGCATTATTTCCGCAAGCTGCCTGATAATCGTTTTCTGTTTGGTGGACGCGGCGGGATTACCGCAACGCCCAAGGCCTTTGCTGCTGGCAAACAGGATCTGCTCGATAATTTCAAACGCATGTTCCCGGCCTGGCAGGATGTTGCCTTTACCCATCACTGGAACGGGCTTGCCTGCCTGTCGCAAAGCTGGCGACCTTATATCGGGCGGGTTCCGGGTCATCACGATGTCTGGACCGCCCTTGCCTGGCACGGCAACGGGGTGGCGATGGCAAGTCTGGGTGGCAAGCTTTTGGCAGAACGGATGCTGGGCATCTGCGATGAAGAGGATCTGGGTGCCGTGTTGACGACCCCGATGGATAAATTCCCGATGGCGTCATTCCGGCGTGTGGCGCGTTCTATCGGCTATCGCTATTACGGCCTACATGATCGGTTTGCCTGA
- a CDS encoding group III truncated hemoglobin, giving the protein MSEKQPTLAEIKERREIATRRIKEDTGIDTDMIKNIVHGFYAKVRDDELLGPVFDEKVDNWDHHLDRMVMFWSSVALATGNYDGRPMQKHLPLKITRHHFDRWLQLFAQTLSEYCEEPAARHFMERALRIASSFEVGIAAHNGVILSKGERYDPVSSWEPN; this is encoded by the coding sequence ATGTCCGAAAAACAGCCAACCCTTGCCGAAATCAAGGAACGTCGCGAAATTGCCACGCGGCGTATCAAGGAAGATACCGGCATTGATACGGACATGATCAAGAACATCGTGCATGGCTTCTACGCCAAGGTGCGCGATGACGAGCTGCTGGGTCCTGTATTTGATGAAAAGGTCGATAACTGGGACCATCACCTTGATCGCATGGTGATGTTCTGGTCCTCGGTCGCGCTTGCGACAGGCAACTATGACGGGCGCCCGATGCAAAAGCACTTGCCGCTCAAGATCACCCGCCATCACTTTGACCGCTGGCTGCAACTCTTTGCCCAGACGCTGTCGGAGTATTGTGAAGAACCCGCCGCCAGACATTTCATGGAACGGGCCCTTCGCATCGCTTCAAGCTTTGAAGTCGGTATTGCCGCCCACAATGGCGTGATCCTGTCCAAGGGCGAACGCTATGACCCGGTATCAAGTTGGGAACCAAACTGA
- a CDS encoding cysteine hydrolase — protein sequence MWSVITLIVILLVGAIAYTIYGQRHHLAPSKGKKINLAERPNSALLIVDVQEDFTSSDGKHAYPADMVDKLITAINKLVEAANANGTPVISIRQTFRGWYINFLVKLLNEGRGSPKSKGLDLDERINGDIDHDIVKARADGFSEPELDRVLDRQKVGKLIIVGLDGDFCVKATMQAALNRGYDVSFSDATTLALNPKKWERTKALLTARGASDNTDQDTRVVKTDATDADPSGARTPDSTPDTGNQNTMVPDTGDQDTSAQNKKDKDEGRKMA from the coding sequence ATGTGGTCGGTGATCACTCTTATTGTCATTTTACTGGTGGGCGCCATCGCCTACACCATCTATGGCCAACGCCATCACCTCGCCCCCAGCAAGGGCAAAAAGATCAATCTCGCAGAGCGGCCCAATAGCGCGCTTCTGATCGTTGACGTCCAGGAAGATTTTACCAGTTCGGACGGCAAACATGCCTATCCGGCCGACATGGTCGATAAACTGATCACTGCAATCAACAAACTGGTTGAAGCCGCAAACGCCAATGGAACGCCGGTGATCTCGATCCGCCAGACATTCCGCGGTTGGTACATCAACTTTCTCGTAAAGCTCCTGAATGAAGGTCGTGGCAGCCCCAAATCGAAAGGCCTTGATCTTGATGAACGGATCAACGGCGATATCGACCATGATATCGTCAAGGCGCGCGCGGATGGCTTCAGCGAGCCAGAGCTTGATCGCGTGCTTGATCGCCAGAAAGTCGGCAAACTGATTATCGTGGGTCTGGACGGCGATTTTTGCGTCAAGGCAACCATGCAGGCTGCCCTGAACCGCGGGTATGACGTCTCGTTCAGCGACGCGACCACTTTGGCTTTGAACCCTAAAAAATGGGAACGCACCAAGGCACTTCTGACCGCACGCGGCGCATCCGACAATACGGACCAAGACACACGGGTCGTTAAGACCGATGCAACGGATGCAGATCCATCTGGCGCCCGCACCCCTGACAGTACGCCCGATACGGGCAACCAGAATACCATGGTTCCCGACACCGGCGATCAGGACACCAGTGCCCAGAATAAAAAAGACAAAGACGAAGGACGCAAAATGGCTTAG
- a CDS encoding FAD-binding oxidoreductase produces MFTPNLLTANDRLGQYPDSYYAATANATAPFAKLEGDQTCDIVIIGGGFTGLSSALHLAERGYDVILLEAHRVGWGASGRNGGQVGSGQRREQDELEQMVGRDDAHKLWGIAEESKDVVKALIAKHNIQCDWKPGILHADHRARFVEHSRAYAEKLQTEYGYEDIRFVDHDEMRAMLGTEFYHGGSLDTGAGHLHPLNFALGLADAARNAGARIFEGAVVTSYENQAGKVTVKTKDGSVVSANKLILGCNGYLDALDDRVAKRVMPINNFVIATEPLGDDLARELIRDDVAVADSKFVINYYRLSADKRMLFGGGETYGYNFPSDIKAFVSPHMLEVYPQLKDVKIDYGWGGTLAITMNRMPFFEKIEDNIFTASGYSGHGVAMATLAGQIMADAVSGTMERFDVMANIKTPVFPGGKMLRFPMLVAAMLWYSIRDKL; encoded by the coding sequence ATGTTCACCCCGAACTTGCTGACCGCCAATGACAGGCTGGGTCAATATCCTGATTCCTATTACGCCGCGACGGCGAATGCGACCGCGCCCTTCGCCAAGCTTGAAGGGGATCAGACCTGCGACATTGTCATCATTGGTGGCGGCTTTACCGGGCTGTCATCCGCACTCCATCTGGCAGAGCGCGGCTATGACGTGATCCTGCTTGAGGCGCACCGGGTGGGCTGGGGCGCGTCGGGGCGCAATGGCGGGCAGGTGGGCTCTGGCCAGCGGCGTGAACAGGATGAACTTGAACAAATGGTCGGGCGCGATGATGCGCATAAGCTTTGGGGTATCGCCGAAGAGTCAAAGGACGTCGTCAAGGCCCTGATCGCCAAGCATAATATCCAGTGCGACTGGAAGCCGGGCATTTTGCATGCCGATCACCGTGCACGCTTTGTCGAACATTCCCGTGCCTATGCCGAAAAGCTTCAAACCGAATACGGCTATGAGGATATCCGTTTTGTTGACCACGATGAAATGCGCGCGATGCTTGGCACCGAATTTTATCATGGCGGGTCGCTTGATACGGGGGCGGGGCATTTGCATCCGCTGAATTTCGCCCTTGGTCTGGCCGACGCAGCACGTAACGCTGGCGCACGTATTTTCGAAGGCGCGGTTGTCACGTCATATGAAAATCAGGCTGGCAAGGTCACGGTGAAAACCAAGGATGGCAGCGTTGTTAGCGCTAACAAGCTTATTCTTGGCTGCAACGGGTATCTTGATGCCCTGGATGATCGGGTGGCAAAGCGTGTCATGCCGATCAACAATTTCGTCATTGCCACCGAGCCGCTTGGCGATGATCTGGCGCGTGAATTGATCCGCGATGATGTCGCGGTCGCGGACTCAAAGTTCGTGATCAATTACTACCGGCTGAGTGCGGATAAACGCATGCTGTTTGGTGGCGGGGAAACCTATGGCTATAATTTCCCGAGTGACATCAAGGCGTTTGTCTCGCCGCATATGCTCGAAGTCTATCCGCAGCTTAAAGACGTCAAGATTGATTATGGCTGGGGCGGGACGCTGGCGATCACGATGAACCGCATGCCGTTTTTTGAGAAGATCGAAGATAATATCTTTACCGCGTCGGGCTATTCCGGGCATGGGGTTGCGATGGCAACCCTTGCCGGACAGATCATGGCCGACGCCGTTTCCGGCACCATGGAACGGTTTGACGTCATGGCCAACATCAAAACCCCGGTGTTCCCGGGCGGGAAGATGTTGCGCTTCCCGATGCTGGTGGCCGCGATGCTGTGGTATTCGATCCGCGACAAGCTTTGA
- a CDS encoding L-serine ammonia-lyase, iron-sulfur-dependent, subunit alpha codes for MQEISLLNSVIGPVMRGPSSSHCAAPYMMAKLVRELSCANGETLRRAVIRFDPRGSFAPCYKAQSSDENFAAGLAGAKLTDPDYREILGRVEQGEGFHFSIEVTELENNNHPNRVDLELSVTAEIGEERTDLYTGASVGGGMYYIDGRNGERLFMTGKTATVFVWGAEAVAQADALANELAVGENSLLGVSVEPDHERVEIALQALPNADVLTAIRNRDGIADVRFADASQYPVCATDDLFSESAAVIAVADDQEGGSIADAALVLEAKRLGLSREATRALFRERCELMLRVVAEGFEAKPEDNVMRFLTLRARTVRDANLPAGLGGPVLQDAMAGALSAMERDSNRGLVCAAPTAGSAGVVPGTLYGLIRHGIDLDGATDALQTMALIGAVFAARGTFAAECGGCSVETGASAAMAAAGVTQAYGGTPKQCFDAASMCLMNTLGLVCDPVGGDVEIPCHARNVAGVSHAFSSAMAVLAGFDAVLAYDELVDQTVKIGNMMHPDLRCTARGGCAATKTALRMVEAVRQKP; via the coding sequence ATGCAAGAAATCAGCCTGCTTAATTCCGTTATCGGCCCCGTTATGCGCGGGCCATCCAGTTCGCACTGTGCGGCACCCTATATGATGGCCAAGCTGGTGCGCGAACTTTCCTGTGCCAACGGTGAAACGCTAAGGCGTGCGGTGATCCGCTTTGACCCGCGCGGATCGTTTGCGCCATGTTACAAGGCGCAAAGCTCGGACGAGAACTTTGCGGCCGGGCTGGCCGGGGCCAAGCTGACCGATCCGGATTATCGTGAAATTCTTGGCCGGGTAGAGCAGGGCGAAGGCTTCCATTTCTCGATCGAAGTCACCGAGCTTGAAAACAACAACCACCCCAACCGTGTTGATCTCGAACTGAGTGTCACGGCGGAAATCGGCGAGGAACGTACAGACCTCTATACCGGCGCATCCGTCGGCGGGGGCATGTATTACATCGATGGCCGCAATGGTGAACGCCTGTTCATGACCGGCAAAACAGCAACCGTCTTTGTCTGGGGCGCCGAAGCGGTGGCACAGGCCGACGCGTTGGCAAACGAACTGGCGGTTGGGGAAAACAGCCTGCTTGGTGTGTCGGTTGAACCCGATCACGAACGGGTTGAAATCGCGCTTCAGGCCTTGCCGAATGCGGATGTCCTGACGGCCATTCGAAACCGCGATGGCATTGCAGATGTGCGCTTTGCCGATGCGTCACAATATCCGGTGTGCGCCACCGATGATCTGTTTTCCGAAAGTGCCGCCGTGATTGCGGTGGCCGACGATCAGGAAGGGGGCTCCATCGCCGATGCCGCGCTGGTGTTGGAGGCAAAACGACTTGGGTTATCGCGCGAAGCCACCCGTGCGCTGTTTCGTGAACGGTGCGAACTGATGCTGCGCGTCGTGGCAGAGGGTTTTGAGGCCAAGCCAGAAGACAACGTCATGCGGTTCCTGACGCTTCGTGCCCGTACTGTCCGTGATGCAAACCTGCCTGCGGGGCTTGGTGGTCCGGTGTTGCAGGATGCCATGGCCGGCGCGCTGTCGGCGATGGAACGTGACAGCAACCGCGGCCTTGTCTGTGCCGCACCAACAGCGGGCAGTGCCGGTGTCGTACCGGGCACGCTTTATGGCCTGATCCGCCATGGCATTGATCTTGATGGTGCGACCGACGCGTTGCAAACCATGGCACTGATCGGGGCGGTGTTTGCCGCGCGTGGGACATTTGCTGCGGAATGCGGCGGCTGTTCGGTGGAAACCGGCGCATCGGCCGCGATGGCCGCCGCCGGGGTCACGCAGGCCTATGGTGGCACGCCAAAGCAATGCTTTGATGCCGCCAGCATGTGTTTGATGAATACGCTGGGCCTTGTCTGTGATCCGGTGGGCGGGGATGTTGAAATCCCGTGTCACGCCCGCAATGTCGCCGGTGTGTCGCATGCCTTTTCATCGGCGATGGCGGTGCTGGCCGGGTTTGATGCGGTGCTGGCATATGATGAACTGGTCGATCAGACGGTGAAGATTGGTAATATGATGCATCCTGATTTGCGCTGCACAGCGCGCGGTGGCTGTGCCGCCACCAAAACCGCCCTTCGCATGGTCGAAGCAGTTCGTCAAAAACCTTAA
- the betA gene encoding choline dehydrogenase yields MTTPTTTEKYDYVIVGSGSAGAVLANRLTEDAEVKVLVIEAGPKDHWWDWRIHMPTALSYPMQSETYNWAYWTTPQPNLNNRRMETPRGRVYGGSSSVNGMAYVRGHALDYNRWAEEDASLKEWDYARCLPYFRKADTRNEDTDGDEYHGGDGPLHVTTGACQNDLHKAWIKAGQQAGYEFTPDQNGYRQEGLGTMDMTVYKGRRWSTARAYLHPAMKRPNLTVYHKAFAQHVVFEGKRAIGLDFFHDGENKRALVDREVIISAGSINSPKLLMLSGVGPAAHLREHGIDVVHDLPGVGENLQDHLELYVQMECTKPISLNSKLDWWNKLKIGAEWYLFKTGLGASNHFEAGGFIRSKAGVQHPDIQYHFLPAAINYNGSKAAEGDGFQAHVGPMRSKSRGTVRLASANPKDRPIIDPNYMSHPEDWEEMRASVRLTREIFAQDAFADLRGSEIAPGKDIQTDEEIDAFVADHAESAYHPSCSCKMGSDEMSVVDEKTRVHGVEGLRVVDSSIMPTIASGNLNAPTIMIGEKAADIIRGRTPLAPSNAPYFVHPEWETKQR; encoded by the coding sequence ATGACGACCCCAACGACCACTGAAAAATATGATTATGTGATTGTCGGTTCAGGTTCGGCAGGGGCTGTGCTTGCCAACCGACTGACCGAAGATGCCGAGGTTAAGGTTCTGGTGATCGAAGCCGGACCAAAAGATCACTGGTGGGACTGGCGCATCCATATGCCGACCGCGCTGTCCTATCCGATGCAGTCGGAAACCTATAACTGGGCCTATTGGACAACGCCGCAACCGAACCTCAATAACCGCCGCATGGAAACGCCACGTGGGCGCGTTTATGGCGGTTCAAGTTCGGTCAACGGCATGGCTTATGTTCGTGGTCACGCCCTTGATTACAATCGCTGGGCCGAAGAAGACGCAAGTCTCAAGGAATGGGACTATGCGCGCTGCCTGCCTTATTTCCGCAAGGCCGATACGCGCAACGAAGACACCGACGGCGATGAATATCACGGCGGTGATGGTCCGCTGCATGTGACGACCGGTGCCTGTCAGAACGACCTGCACAAGGCCTGGATCAAGGCCGGTCAGCAGGCTGGTTACGAATTCACCCCGGATCAGAACGGCTATCGCCAGGAAGGTCTCGGGACCATGGATATGACGGTCTATAAGGGCCGTCGCTGGTCAACGGCACGCGCCTATCTGCATCCGGCGATGAAGCGCCCGAACCTGACCGTCTATCACAAGGCCTTTGCACAACATGTTGTTTTCGAAGGAAAACGGGCCATCGGCCTCGACTTTTTCCATGACGGCGAAAACAAGCGCGCCCTTGTCGATCGCGAAGTCATCATTTCGGCTGGTTCGATCAACTCGCCAAAACTTCTGATGCTTTCGGGCGTTGGTCCGGCGGCGCATCTGCGCGAACATGGCATTGATGTTGTCCATGATCTGCCCGGTGTTGGTGAAAACCTTCAGGACCATCTTGAACTCTATGTTCAGATGGAATGCACCAAACCCATCAGCCTGAACAGCAAACTCGATTGGTGGAACAAACTTAAGATCGGGGCGGAATGGTATCTGTTCAAGACCGGTCTTGGTGCCAGCAACCATTTCGAGGCGGGCGGCTTTATCCGTTCCAAGGCGGGTGTACAGCATCCTGACATTCAGTATCACTTCCTGCCAGCCGCGATTAACTATAACGGCTCCAAGGCGGCCGAAGGCGATGGTTTTCAGGCCCATGTTGGTCCGATGCGTTCCAAATCGCGCGGGACGGTCCGTCTGGCATCCGCCAACCCCAAGGATCGCCCGATCATTGATCCGAACTATATGAGCCACCCGGAAGACTGGGAAGAAATGCGGGCATCTGTTCGTCTGACCCGCGAAATCTTTGCCCAGGACGCATTCGCCGATCTGCGCGGGTCGGAAATTGCGCCGGGCAAGGATATCCAGACTGACGAAGAGATCGACGCATTTGTTGCCGATCACGCCGAAAGTGCCTATCACCCGTCCTGTTCGTGCAAGATGGGCAGCGATGAGATGTCGGTGGTGGATGAGAAAACCCGCGTGCATGGCGTCGAAGGCCTTCGCGTGGTCGACAGCTCGATCATGCCGACCATCGCATCGGGCAACCTCAATGCCCCGACCATCATGATCGGTGAAAAGGCCGCCGACATCATCCGCGGTCGCACGCCGCTGGCACCATCGAATGCGCCGTATTTCGTGCATCCGGAATGGGAAACCAAGCAGCGCTAA